One part of the Cyclobacteriaceae bacterium genome encodes these proteins:
- a CDS encoding HindIII family type II restriction endonuclease — translation MSKIISDKAIKTRQYWIEEIRKLSGHFGNDTEKLEKELEAEIKKNGVSSLIDHLRLCGNIPESYGHDTSEEKLYSKYTDCLLSLAYSALGLKSLVLKERADAADVEAFAKDYSFVADAKAFRLSRTAKNQKDFKVQAMHGWKRGKPYAMVVCPIYQLPTSSSQIYQQATTQNVCVFTYSHLALLLSYSEKEGKTKAEQLLKKIFETVKALNPSKNATDYWLAINKTILSFSKAVEPLWSIEKGVATESITISKEEALTFLAQEREKIMRMSHKEALKELIKVHKIESRIKTISAISDNGLFTLK, via the coding sequence ATGAGTAAAATAATATCAGATAAGGCAATAAAAACAAGACAGTATTGGATTGAAGAAATCCGAAAACTGAGCGGACACTTTGGTAACGACACAGAAAAATTAGAAAAGGAGCTAGAAGCCGAAATAAAGAAAAACGGTGTTTCGTCACTTATTGACCACTTGCGACTTTGCGGAAATATCCCTGAAAGTTACGGACACGACACAAGTGAAGAAAAACTATATTCAAAATACACCGACTGCTTACTTTCATTAGCTTATTCGGCATTAGGACTTAAAAGTTTGGTGCTTAAAGAGAGAGCAGATGCGGCAGACGTTGAAGCATTTGCAAAAGATTACAGCTTTGTTGCAGATGCAAAAGCATTCCGACTAAGCAGGACAGCAAAAAATCAAAAAGACTTTAAAGTTCAAGCAATGCACGGTTGGAAACGTGGCAAACCATACGCAATGGTTGTTTGTCCTATTTATCAACTTCCAACTTCGTCAAGCCAAATTTACCAGCAAGCAACGACACAAAATGTTTGTGTTTTTACATATTCACACCTTGCATTGCTACTTTCTTACTCTGAAAAGGAAGGAAAGACAAAAGCCGAACAGCTTTTAAAGAAAATTTTCGAGACAGTTAAAGCACTCAATCCTTCAAAAAATGCTACCGACTATTGGTTAGCTATCAATAAAACAATTCTCTCCTTTTCTAAAGCAGTAGAACCTTTGTGGAGTATCGAGAAAGGCGTTGCGACTGAAAGTATTACTATTTCTAAAGAAGAAGCCCTAACATTCTTGGCACAAGAAAGAGAAAAGATAATGCGAATGAGTCACAAAGAAGCATTGAAAGAACTTATCAAAGTTCACAAGATTGAAAGCAGAATTAAAACTATTAGTGCAATTTCCGATAACGGACTATTTACACTTAAATAA
- a CDS encoding cation transporter gives MQKTIFKIIKMDCPSEEQLIRMKLQKFDEIKSLEFDIANRKLTVHHIAESQPILSALETLNLDTTLISTEENTIEIEAGTSSMQRKLLWTVLIINFLFFGLEMLFGIFSNSMGLVADSLDMLADSIVYALALFAVGGTIARKNNIAKFAGYFQILLAVIGFIEVVRRFIGVEKMPDFQTMIVVSVLALIANVICLYLLQKGKSKEAHMQASMIFTSNDVIINSGVILAGLLVNWLNSGYPDLIIGAIVFVIVARGAYRILQLAK, from the coding sequence ATGCAAAAGACAATATTTAAAATCATAAAAATGGATTGCCCAAGCGAGGAGCAATTGATACGAATGAAACTGCAAAAGTTTGATGAAATAAAATCATTGGAGTTTGATATTGCAAACCGAAAATTGACAGTTCATCATATTGCGGAAAGCCAACCTATACTTTCGGCTTTGGAAACTCTAAATCTTGATACAACCTTAATTTCAACGGAAGAAAATACAATAGAAATAGAAGCAGGCACAAGCAGTATGCAACGAAAATTATTGTGGACGGTTCTTATTATCAATTTCCTGTTCTTCGGGTTGGAAATGCTGTTTGGCATTTTTTCCAATTCAATGGGATTGGTAGCGGACAGTTTGGATATGCTTGCTGACAGTATCGTTTACGCATTGGCATTATTTGCAGTTGGGGGAACGATTGCAAGAAAAAATAACATCGCCAAGTTTGCAGGATATTTTCAAATCCTTTTAGCTGTTATCGGTTTCATTGAAGTTGTCAGACGTTTTATCGGAGTTGAAAAAATGCCCGATTTTCAAACAATGATTGTAGTTTCTGTTTTAGCCCTGATAGCAAATGTGATTTGTCTTTACTTATTACAAAAAGGGAAAAGCAAAGAAGCCCATATGCAAGCGAGTATGATTTTTACTTCCAATGACGTAATCATTAATTCGGGTGTAATCCTTGCGGGACTTTTGGTTAATTGGCTTAATTCAGGTTATCCCGACTTGATTATTGGAGCAATTGTTTTTGTAATTGTTGCAAGAGGAGCATACAGGATATTACAGTTAGCGAAATAA
- a CDS encoding site-specific DNA-methyltransferase, protein MENFINKIIEGNCVEVMRKFDENLIDLTVTSPPYDDLRNYKGFVFPFEDIAKELYRVTKPGGVVVWVVNDATINGNETGTSFKQALYFQQIGFNLHDTMIFRKANPIPQIYRKRYNNEFEFMFVFSKGVVKTHNPIMVDCLHAGLELNGTTYKNFSKNEQTREKLAKPVKDKKIKGNIWEYVVGKKQEDQEAKGHPAPFPCELVRDHIKSWTNQGDLVFDPMSGSGTTARVACEMGRQYIGIDISHEYCEIARKRVKLIADIPTLFVVEEPEEEYAEVEEAQQPTAVLRNGGGRAKLNGSASKKS, encoded by the coding sequence ATGGAAAATTTCATAAATAAAATAATTGAAGGTAACTGTGTAGAAGTAATGCGAAAGTTTGACGAAAATCTAATTGACCTTACAGTTACTTCCCCCCCTTATGACGATTTGAGAAATTACAAAGGATTTGTTTTTCCATTTGAAGACATTGCAAAAGAACTTTACAGAGTTACAAAACCAGGTGGCGTAGTAGTTTGGGTTGTTAATGATGCAACGATTAACGGCAACGAGACAGGCACGAGCTTTAAACAAGCATTATATTTTCAGCAAATTGGTTTCAATCTTCACGACACAATGATATTTCGTAAGGCAAATCCAATTCCTCAAATCTACCGTAAACGCTATAACAATGAGTTTGAATTTATGTTTGTTTTCAGCAAAGGTGTTGTAAAAACACATAACCCGATTATGGTTGACTGTTTGCACGCAGGACTTGAATTAAATGGAACTACCTACAAAAACTTTTCAAAGAACGAGCAGACAAGAGAAAAATTAGCAAAACCAGTCAAAGACAAAAAAATAAAAGGAAACATTTGGGAATATGTTGTCGGTAAAAAACAAGAAGACCAAGAAGCAAAAGGACACCCTGCACCTTTTCCCTGTGAACTTGTAAGAGACCACATAAAATCTTGGACAAATCAAGGCGACTTAGTATTTGATCCAATGAGTGGTAGTGGGACAACAGCAAGAGTTGCTTGCGAAATGGGCAGACAATATATCGGTATTGACATAAGCCACGAATACTGCGAAATTGCAAGAAAACGAGTAAAATTAATTGCAGACATACCGACTTTATTTGTTGTTGAAGAACCAGAAGAAGAATATGCCGAAGTAGAAGAAGCACAGCAGCCAACAGCGGTTTTGCGTAATGGCGGTGGACGTGCTAAATTGAACGGTAGTGCTTCTAAAAAAAGTTAG
- a CDS encoding site-specific DNA-methyltransferase, with the protein MIAREKILKGFETAEARWARFGPYYAMFPLEFAFDVVEKYSKKGDYIIDPFAGRCSSIYAGGVLGRNSLGIEINPVGWLYGTVKLQPAEKEEVVDRLLEIYGKRNYYNRAIQRMPEFYRICYCDEVLKFLLAARTHLDWKNNNIDATLMSILLIYLHAKLGEGLSNQMRMTKSMGMNYSVQWWKKNKLTVPPDINPCDFILKKIEWRYEKGKPKVTESAVVFGDSSNELVNIAERAINNDIKFSLLFTSPPYCSITDYHADQWLRLWLLGGSENPQSLKEKHKGRFVNKQEYYDLLDNVFGLCAKMMKRKSTVYVRTDKREFTFNSTLEILKKHFPNHSVKIVEKPLTKDTKTQTKLYGDKTMKPGEVDIIMTRK; encoded by the coding sequence ATGATAGCAAGAGAAAAAATATTAAAAGGTTTTGAAACTGCCGAAGCACGTTGGGCAAGGTTTGGACCATATTATGCTATGTTTCCTTTGGAATTTGCATTTGATGTAGTTGAGAAGTATTCAAAGAAAGGCGATTATATCATTGACCCTTTTGCGGGAAGATGCAGCAGTATATATGCAGGTGGTGTTTTAGGTAGAAATAGTTTGGGAATTGAAATCAATCCTGTAGGTTGGTTGTATGGCACTGTAAAACTTCAACCAGCAGAGAAAGAAGAAGTTGTTGACCGACTTCTTGAAATTTATGGTAAGAGAAACTATTACAATAGAGCCATACAACGAATGCCTGAATTTTATCGCATTTGCTACTGTGATGAAGTTCTGAAATTTCTATTGGCTGCCAGAACTCATTTAGATTGGAAAAACAATAATATTGATGCGACATTGATGTCAATCCTTCTAATTTATTTACACGCAAAACTTGGTGAAGGACTTTCCAATCAAATGAGAATGACCAAATCAATGGGAATGAATTATTCGGTGCAATGGTGGAAGAAAAACAAATTGACCGTACCACCTGATATAAATCCTTGTGATTTCATTCTCAAAAAAATTGAATGGCGTTATGAGAAAGGAAAACCTAAAGTTACTGAGAGTGCAGTTGTGTTTGGCGACAGTTCAAATGAATTAGTAAACATTGCAGAGCGAGCAATAAACAACGATATAAAATTTTCATTGCTGTTTACTTCACCCCCTTATTGCTCAATTACTGACTATCACGCTGACCAATGGTTGCGACTTTGGCTTTTAGGTGGTTCTGAAAATCCACAATCACTAAAGGAAAAACACAAAGGACGATTTGTAAACAAGCAAGAGTATTATGACCTGCTCGACAATGTTTTTGGACTTTGTGCCAAAATGATGAAAAGGAAAAGCACTGTTTACGTGCGGACAGACAAGAGAGAATTTACATTCAACTCGACACTTGAAATCCTGAAAAAGCATTTTCCAAATCATTCAGTAAAAATCGTAGAAAAGCCTTTGACAAAAGACACCAAGACACAAACAAAACTTTACGGGGACAAGACAATGAAACCCGGTGAAGTTGATATTATAATGACAAGAAAATGA
- a CDS encoding helix-turn-helix transcriptional regulator, whose translation MAMNKNSISTFGERLRTLREESQLSLRTLSGEIGIDTSLLAKIERNERQPTKEQLKQLAKYFKLDEKQLAKEVLSDQFAYRIIEEEADLDTLKVAEKKVEYLKNHK comes from the coding sequence ATGGCAATGAATAAGAATAGTATTTCAACTTTCGGAGAAAGATTACGAACCCTAAGAGAAGAATCTCAGCTCTCATTAAGAACATTATCGGGTGAAATCGGCATTGACACTTCCCTTTTAGCAAAGATTGAACGAAACGAAAGGCAGCCAACCAAGGAGCAACTTAAACAGCTTGCCAAATATTTTAAGTTGGACGAAAAACAACTTGCAAAGGAAGTTTTAAGCGACCAGTTTGCTTACAGGATAATTGAAGAAGAAGCCGACCTTGATACTTTGAAAGTTGCTGAAAAAAAAGTTGAGTATTTAAAAAACCATAAATGA
- a CDS encoding GIY-YIG nuclease family protein, protein MTIKAENILKLNDSDLRHYKLHLACYNGHEQPLNVYLQGWDRWVGWNEWRGNKNDFNRQYIFSLIQFYHEPNKWLFGGIFKVVNRLDDWADTEVGYELELVDLHKELIGRLVIDFYRYQGLRGRAFLLEGYYKDFVVSEILKKPFDGINFPGYESINIDFPELETVFKYQKNDWKAALENVKGVYVIADKSNGKKYVGSAYGDFGIWSRWSVYVGTGHGFNDELTKIIAENGIDYARQNFRFSLLEYRSMRIDDNVIINRESYWKEVLLTRGQFGYNKN, encoded by the coding sequence ATGACAATTAAGGCAGAAAATATTTTAAAACTTAACGACAGCGACTTGCGACATTACAAGTTGCACCTTGCTTGTTACAATGGACACGAACAACCATTGAATGTTTATTTACAAGGTTGGGACAGGTGGGTTGGATGGAATGAATGGCGTGGCAACAAAAACGATTTTAACAGACAATACATTTTCAGTTTGATTCAATTTTATCACGAACCAAACAAATGGCTATTTGGCGGCATTTTTAAAGTTGTAAACAGACTTGATGACTGGGCAGACACCGAAGTTGGTTATGAACTTGAATTGGTTGACTTACATAAAGAGTTAATCGGACGACTTGTGATTGACTTTTATCGCTATCAAGGTTTGCGTGGACGAGCATTTTTACTTGAAGGCTATTACAAGGACTTTGTTGTATCTGAAATTCTTAAAAAACCATTTGATGGAATTAATTTCCCTGGATACGAAAGCATAAACATTGACTTCCCTGAATTAGAGACCGTTTTCAAGTATCAAAAGAATGATTGGAAAGCTGCATTGGAGAATGTAAAAGGTGTTTATGTGATTGCTGACAAGTCAAACGGGAAAAAATATGTTGGTTCTGCATACGGTGATTTTGGTATTTGGTCAAGGTGGTCAGTTTACGTAGGGACAGGACACGGCTTTAATGACGAATTAACCAAAATAATTGCAGAAAACGGCATTGACTATGCAAGACAAAATTTTAGATTCAGTTTATTAGAATATCGCTCTATGCGTATTGACGACAACGTGATAATAAACAGAGAATCTTACTGGAAAGAAGTATTATTAACAAGGGGACAATTCGGCTACAATAAAAACTAA
- a CDS encoding DUF3800 domain-containing protein, with translation MSTEKGKPNVLVFGGVIVDNKSEKQIETLLREIKSKYTYPTLPIKWNFKDLEDVYAEWNRQKDYELLKQKSYEWRTEIFERSLDIDYRVVLACTERYPSKIPLKQIKEQLTGITFTQALMRIGLFARDLPFRDNFEIILDWPDSSNPKPFNREYFRAYNLGQSSNGVTFHSGPLMNLGFNDSLYFAKSTHSGVLQFADLVIGAAKDFILKTIQGTDNSLGYDLTTKILSKYRGYPGRIIDYGMNFAPKNSNHDKIREEIKKNVA, from the coding sequence ATGAGCACAGAAAAAGGGAAACCTAATGTGTTAGTTTTTGGTGGTGTTATTGTTGACAATAAATCTGAGAAACAGATTGAGACTCTCTTAAGAGAAATTAAAAGCAAATACACCTATCCTACTTTGCCAATTAAGTGGAATTTCAAAGACCTCGAAGACGTTTACGCAGAGTGGAATAGACAAAAAGACTATGAATTACTAAAGCAAAAGTCATACGAATGGCGGACTGAAATTTTTGAGCGGTCATTGGACATTGATTACAGAGTAGTTTTAGCTTGCACTGAAAGATATCCTTCCAAAATCCCATTAAAACAAATTAAAGAACAACTGACAGGAATTACATTCACACAAGCTTTAATGAGAATTGGACTTTTTGCGAGAGATTTACCTTTCAGAGACAATTTTGAAATAATCTTAGACTGGCCAGACAGTAGCAATCCCAAACCATTTAATCGTGAATATTTCAGAGCCTATAATTTAGGACAATCATCAAACGGTGTGACTTTTCACTCTGGCCCATTAATGAATTTAGGCTTTAATGATAGCTTATACTTCGCAAAATCGACACATTCAGGCGTTTTACAATTTGCGGACTTAGTCATTGGAGCTGCAAAAGATTTCATCCTTAAAACCATTCAGGGGACCGATAATTCCTTAGGGTATGACCTGACTACAAAAATACTTTCGAAATACCGTGGTTATCCCGGAAGAATTATTGACTATGGTATGAACTTCGCCCCAAAGAACAGTAATCATGATAAAATTCGAGAAGAAATAAAAAAGAACGTTGCCTAA
- a CDS encoding DEAD/DEAH box helicase family protein yields MSQDNITPEITNWKNPLEDKESVQLAEYLEIYQKRILQESEKLFVQDFLFPLLGKENIKYVIPQYPFIDSEGRTRRIDFALVKDGKKLALEVNGETYHAEGIIPNEMFDDNLNRQNEILNAGWHLLRYSFSQLQHPEWRTRVSESLRRVVYRTLPELLSESLIEPNFLQREALNALDFYRNTGWKKGIIVLPTGTGKTFLSAFDTKKAKGRILFIVHRLDILSQSREAFEKAYPKETLGLLTGDVRENLNARILFASKDTLRNPNVLYEFSPDEFDYIIVDEVHHGQAPSYQIVLEYFQPNFFMLGLTATPDRMDRKDIFELFDYQKVFEYTLNEAIENGFLVPYNYYGLKDNIDYSKIRYKGNKYNVADLDRYLIIEKRNEQILKEYLEKGNSNKAVGFCCSVKHAEAMAEYFTANGIPSYAITSQTPNREDLIKEFRENKFTVAFTVDLFNEGVDFPDLRVLLFLRPTESKTVFVQQLGRGLRLCSGKDNVVILDFISNYQKANKVREYLAKGKSEQKNGKTGRVEKVIYEYSPNCEVHFDAEVEQILDSQDKAAREITKEDLIDAYYTLAETLGHKPTQQEINEQGEFKVGKYQTVFGSWIKFLREIGEFTEASYHFPQGLHLGHILYILKTLLGNRLKNTHLDSQYIRLRGNLDDDRLGAFQRQTKYKLQGLMELGLLVDDRKIGADTEYHLQLTPKGKQFAEILRPVFKTVDLSFKDKSSKIPSWEMNAQPSEFNEAISKFIQKSKKDGSFITRTFLEMHAVGLMLNYLYRIERKATISKSSIYQGFFNAPFIASYCDQNGIEAATETGAEHRCPFLLNILEALGIIKQGRSDIELLQFVLSKQTIQLKPKESEQEVFLRIEKILHEPAKLTAEEVSLLKESFGKDFLTKNYFINNFKIVK; encoded by the coding sequence ATGAGCCAAGACAACATTACACCAGAGATAACAAATTGGAAAAATCCTTTGGAGGATAAAGAATCGGTGCAACTTGCAGAGTATTTAGAAATTTACCAAAAAAGAATACTGCAAGAGAGTGAAAAACTTTTCGTTCAAGATTTTTTGTTCCCACTTTTAGGAAAAGAAAATATCAAGTATGTAATTCCTCAATATCCGTTCATTGATTCCGAAGGAAGAACCCGAAGAATAGATTTTGCTCTCGTTAAAGACGGTAAGAAACTTGCACTTGAAGTAAACGGAGAAACCTATCATGCAGAAGGAATAATTCCAAATGAAATGTTTGACGACAATCTGAATCGTCAAAACGAAATCCTTAATGCAGGTTGGCATTTATTGCGTTACTCATTCAGTCAACTTCAACACCCTGAATGGAGAACAAGAGTAAGCGAAAGTTTGAGGAGAGTTGTTTACAGAACGCTTCCCGAACTGCTTTCAGAAAGTTTAATTGAACCTAACTTCTTACAGAGAGAAGCCCTTAATGCACTTGACTTTTATCGTAACACAGGTTGGAAAAAAGGAATTATTGTTTTACCGACAGGAACAGGCAAAACTTTTTTATCAGCGTTTGACACGAAGAAAGCTAAGGGTAGAATTTTATTCATCGTTCACCGATTAGACATTTTAAGTCAGTCGAGGGAAGCGTTTGAGAAAGCATATCCTAAAGAAACTTTGGGCTTGCTTACAGGCGATGTAAGAGAAAATTTGAACGCAAGAATTTTGTTTGCATCCAAAGACACTTTACGGAATCCCAATGTTCTGTATGAATTTTCACCAGACGAATTTGATTACATAATTGTTGATGAGGTGCATCACGGACAAGCACCTTCTTATCAAATTGTATTGGAGTATTTCCAGCCAAATTTTTTCATGTTGGGCTTAACTGCCACGCCTGACCGTATGGACAGGAAAGACATCTTTGAATTGTTTGATTATCAAAAAGTTTTTGAATACACATTGAACGAAGCCATTGAAAACGGCTTTCTTGTGCCTTACAACTACTACGGACTTAAAGACAATATTGACTATTCAAAAATCCGTTACAAAGGAAACAAGTATAATGTTGCAGACCTTGACAGGTATTTGATAATTGAAAAACGAAACGAACAAATACTCAAAGAGTATTTAGAAAAAGGAAACAGCAACAAAGCCGTTGGCTTTTGTTGCTCTGTAAAACATGCCGAAGCAATGGCAGAATATTTTACAGCCAACGGAATACCTTCTTATGCAATTACATCACAAACACCAAACAGAGAAGACCTGATAAAAGAGTTCAGAGAAAATAAATTTACAGTTGCATTCACTGTTGACTTATTTAATGAAGGAGTTGACTTTCCCGACCTACGAGTTTTACTTTTCTTACGACCAACAGAATCTAAAACAGTTTTTGTTCAGCAGTTAGGGAGAGGGCTTCGCCTTTGCAGTGGCAAAGACAATGTTGTAATACTTGACTTCATCAGCAATTATCAAAAGGCGAATAAAGTCAGAGAATATTTGGCGAAAGGAAAAAGCGAACAGAAAAATGGAAAAACTGGTAGAGTTGAGAAAGTTATTTACGAATACTCTCCGAATTGCGAGGTTCATTTTGATGCTGAAGTAGAACAGATACTTGATTCACAGGACAAAGCAGCAAGAGAAATTACGAAAGAAGATTTGATTGATGCTTACTACACTTTAGCAGAAACACTCGGACACAAGCCAACACAGCAGGAAATAAACGAGCAGGGAGAATTTAAAGTTGGCAAGTATCAAACAGTTTTCGGTTCATGGATAAAATTCCTAAGAGAGATCGGAGAATTTACAGAAGCCAGTTATCATTTTCCTCAAGGGCTGCATCTTGGACACATTCTATACATCTTAAAAACTTTACTCGGTAATCGTTTAAAGAACACTCACCTTGACAGTCAATACATACGATTAAGAGGTAATCTTGACGATGATAGGTTGGGGGCGTTTCAACGGCAAACAAAATACAAGTTACAGGGGTTAATGGAACTTGGCTTGTTGGTAGATGATAGAAAGATTGGAGCAGATACAGAGTATCATCTTCAATTAACTCCGAAGGGCAAGCAGTTTGCGGAAATTTTAAGACCAGTTTTCAAAACCGTTGACCTTAGTTTTAAAGACAAAAGCAGTAAAATCCCATCGTGGGAAATGAATGCTCAACCATCTGAATTTAATGAAGCAATAAGCAAATTCATTCAAAAAAGTAAAAAAGATGGTTCATTCATTACGAGAACATTTCTTGAAATGCATGCCGTTGGCTTAATGCTTAATTACCTATATCGTATTGAACGCAAAGCCACAATTTCAAAGAGCAGCATCTATCAAGGATTTTTCAATGCACCATTTATTGCAAGCTATTGTGACCAAAATGGAATAGAAGCAGCAACAGAAACAGGAGCAGAACATCGTTGTCCATTTCTTTTAAATATCCTTGAAGCATTAGGAATAATCAAACAAGGGAGAAGCGATATTGAACTATTGCAATTTGTTTTATCCAAACAAACTATCCAGCTTAAACCAAAAGAATCAGAACAGGAAGTGTTTCTGAGAATTGAAAAAATTCTCCATGAACCTGCAAAACTTACAGCAGAAGAAGTTTCGTTGCTCAAAGAATCTTTTGGAAAAGATTTCTTGACTAAGAATTATTTCATCAACAATTTCAAAATCGTAAAATAA
- a CDS encoding TonB-dependent receptor, with translation MKLKIILLLMAAFHINTVFGQNTFKAVIKDSETKEPLIGATAILSGTATGATADIDGLITLTNIPNGKQVIEFRYIGYETRKDTFEFPLTTIDPIEIFLQSETDELDEIVISSTRSSRTIKDIPTRIEFIAGEELEEKGNMKAGDIRMLLSESTGIQTQQTSATSANASIRIQGLDGRYTQILKDGFPLYAGAASGLGLLQTPPLDLKQVEIIKGSSSTLYGGGAIAGLVNLISKTPTDERELRFHLNGSSGRGFDINGFYGQRFNKIGTTIFAAHNRNWAYDPANIDLTAIPKFDRYVFNPKLFVYFSDKTKLNVGLNTAIENRIGGDIHYIQGNGDAIHSYFEENKTQRYSTQLSFDHKFNDKSFFNFKNSVSYFNRIINIPNYSFDGTQTATFSEASYTNVREKTEWVAGVNLWTDNFQEKQLDTFPLRNYDQITFGAFAQNLWKATRWLNLETGFRADYVIDYGIALLPRVSALFKITDKFSSRLGGGFGYKTPTIFTEESERIQYQNVMPIDKNINKLERSYGGNVDFNYRTAFGEKVTFSINQLFFYTYLNNPLLLDYQTNGLYRFINSAGHIDTRGTETNIKIGYEDFKLFLGYTFTDTRLHQNGVSTNTPLTPKHRINSVLMYEIEDKWKVGLETYYFSPQKLSDGATGKQYVLCGFMVEKLWEKFSVYINFENFLDARQTRFDTIYTGTVTNPVFRDIYAPLDGFLINGGIKLKL, from the coding sequence ATGAAGCTAAAAATCATTTTGCTGCTAATGGCAGCATTTCATATAAATACCGTATTCGGACAGAATACATTTAAAGCGGTCATAAAAGACAGCGAAACAAAAGAGCCGTTAATCGGTGCGACAGCAATTTTATCAGGAACAGCAACAGGAGCAACCGCAGACATTGACGGACTGATAACCTTAACCAATATTCCGAACGGAAAACAGGTAATTGAATTTCGTTATATAGGTTATGAAACACGAAAAGACACCTTTGAATTTCCTTTAACAACAATAGACCCGATTGAAATTTTTCTACAATCAGAAACAGACGAGTTGGACGAAATTGTGATTTCATCTACACGAAGTTCAAGAACAATCAAAGACATTCCGACAAGAATTGAATTTATTGCAGGAGAGGAATTAGAAGAAAAGGGAAATATGAAAGCGGGCGATATTCGTATGCTTTTGAGCGAAAGCACAGGAATACAAACGCAACAAACATCGGCAACATCTGCCAACGCTTCTATTCGTATTCAAGGGCTTGACGGACGATACACCCAAATTCTTAAAGACGGTTTTCCATTATACGCAGGTGCAGCAAGCGGTTTGGGACTTTTGCAAACGCCACCGCTTGACTTAAAGCAGGTAGAAATTATTAAAGGTTCTTCATCTACACTTTACGGAGGCGGAGCAATAGCAGGATTGGTAAACCTGATTTCCAAAACACCAACTGATGAAAGAGAGTTGCGTTTTCATTTAAACGGAAGTTCGGGTAGAGGTTTTGATATAAATGGTTTTTACGGACAACGTTTCAATAAAATAGGAACAACAATATTTGCGGCACATAACAGAAATTGGGCTTACGACCCTGCAAATATTGACCTGACGGCTATTCCGAAATTTGACAGATATGTTTTCAATCCCAAGTTGTTTGTTTATTTCAGCGATAAAACAAAGCTGAATGTTGGATTAAACACAGCAATTGAAAACCGTATCGGTGGCGACATACATTATATTCAGGGAAATGGCGACGCTATCCACAGTTATTTTGAAGAAAATAAAACACAACGCTATTCTACGCAATTGTCTTTTGACCATAAATTTAATGACAAAAGTTTTTTCAATTTTAAAAACAGCGTGAGTTACTTTAACAGGATAATCAACATTCCGAATTATAGTTTTGACGGCACACAAACGGCAACTTTCAGCGAAGCAAGCTATACCAATGTAAGGGAAAAAACAGAATGGGTTGCAGGGGTAAATCTTTGGACAGACAATTTTCAGGAAAAGCAGTTAGATACTTTTCCGTTAAGAAATTACGACCAAATTACTTTTGGTGCATTTGCTCAAAATTTGTGGAAAGCTACCAGGTGGCTTAATCTTGAAACAGGTTTCAGAGCCGATTATGTTATTGATTACGGTATTGCGTTACTACCAAGAGTTTCGGCATTATTCAAAATTACAGACAAATTTTCTTCACGTCTTGGCGGTGGATTTGGCTATAAAACGCCAACCATTTTTACCGAAGAAAGCGAACGCATACAATATCAAAATGTAATGCCGATTGATAAAAATATCAACAAATTAGAACGCAGTTACGGAGGAAATGTTGATTTTAATTACCGCACTGCATTTGGCGAAAAAGTAACGTTTAGCATTAACCAACTTTTCTTTTACACCTATTTGAATAATCCTTTGTTGCTTGACTATCAAACAAACGGCTTATACCGATTTATCAATTCGGCAGGGCATATTGATACAAGAGGAACGGAAACCAATATCAAAATCGGCTATGAAGATTTTAAATTGTTTTTGGGCTATACGTTTACAGATACACGCTTGCATCAAAACGGAGTTTCGACAAATACGCCACTCACGCCAAAGCACAGGATAAATTCAGTTTTAATGTATGAAATAGAGGATAAATGGAAAGTAGGTTTGGAAACGTATTATTTCAGCCCTCAAAAATTAAGTGACGGAGCAACAGGAAAACAATATGTGCTTTGCGGATTTATGGTTGAAAAGCTATGGGAAAAATTTTCTGTTTACATCAACTTTGAAAATTTCCTTGACGCACGGCAAACCCGATTTGACACCATTTATACAGGAACAGTTACCAATCCTGTTTTCAGGGACATTTACGCACCGCTTGATGGATTTTTAATTAATGGCGGTATAAAATTAAAATTGTAA